Proteins from one Crocosphaera sp. UHCC 0190 genomic window:
- the mtnA gene encoding S-methyl-5-thioribose-1-phosphate isomerase → MNPIYPVVWSNNKVLLIDQTCLPNQYTLVEISRYEDMAKAIKTMIVRGAPAIGVAAAYGMYLGAREIQSQDREIFLKQLEEVAEILRQTRPTAVNLFWAISRILKIAYETIGTVEEIKNILLQTAQLIQTEDLQTCQGIGNNGLEILPTNPKKLTILTHCNAGALATAGYGTALGVIRSAWTAGRLKRVYADETRPRLQGAKLTAWECVQEQIPVTVISDNMAAHCMKQGLIDLVVVGADRIAANGDAANKIGTYGLAVVSKMHQVPFYVAAPLSTVDFELETGEQIPIEERDPSEIYQVGNTRICADGVDYYNPAFDVTPAALITGIITEQKTVKPSELITLKE, encoded by the coding sequence ATGAATCCTATCTATCCCGTTGTTTGGTCTAATAACAAAGTATTACTCATCGATCAAACCTGTTTACCTAATCAATATACTCTAGTTGAAATTAGTCGTTATGAAGACATGGCTAAAGCCATTAAAACCATGATTGTACGAGGGGCCCCGGCCATTGGAGTCGCCGCCGCTTATGGGATGTATTTAGGGGCAAGAGAAATTCAATCTCAAGACAGAGAGATTTTTCTCAAACAATTAGAAGAAGTTGCTGAAATATTGCGTCAAACTCGCCCCACTGCGGTTAATCTTTTTTGGGCAATTTCTCGGATATTAAAAATTGCTTATGAAACCATTGGAACCGTTGAAGAGATCAAAAATATTCTTTTACAAACTGCCCAACTTATTCAAACAGAAGATCTCCAAACTTGTCAAGGGATCGGCAATAATGGCCTCGAAATTTTACCAACTAACCCCAAAAAATTGACGATTCTCACCCATTGTAATGCAGGAGCTTTAGCTACCGCAGGATATGGAACAGCTTTAGGGGTAATTCGTTCTGCTTGGACGGCAGGACGTTTAAAAAGGGTTTATGCTGATGAAACTAGACCCCGTTTACAAGGGGCAAAATTGACTGCCTGGGAATGTGTACAAGAACAGATTCCTGTTACCGTTATTAGTGATAATATGGCAGCCCATTGTATGAAACAAGGACTAATTGATTTAGTGGTTGTAGGTGCTGATAGAATTGCTGCGAATGGGGATGCTGCGAATAAAATTGGCACTTATGGACTAGCTGTTGTTTCTAAAATGCACCAGGTTCCTTTTTATGTGGCTGCCCCCCTTTCTACCGTTGATTTTGAGTTAGAAACTGGCGAACAAATTCCCATAGAAGAACGCGACCCCTCAGAAATTTATCAAGTAGGAAATACTCGAATTTGTGCCGATGGGGTAGATTATTATAATCCGGCTTTTGATGTGACTCCTGCTGCATTAATTACTGGGATTATTACTGAACAAAAAACTGTGAAACCGAGTGAACTGATTACGTTAAAAGAGTAA
- a CDS encoding GNAT family N-acetyltransferase, whose amino-acid sequence MDCRHIQFSLQKSKVDFCQLQTLFNQAAFWARERTIEDLEMAITNSNPVVTVWDGETMIGFCRGISDGVYRGTIWDVVIDKNYQGLGLGRKLVETALSHPLMSRVERVYLMTTYQQEFYERIGFQENQSTTMVLQNSYEMSTISLGNGSIDALPKEFDTLPL is encoded by the coding sequence ATGGATTGTCGTCATATTCAGTTTTCGCTCCAAAAATCAAAGGTTGATTTTTGCCAACTTCAGACTTTATTTAATCAAGCAGCATTTTGGGCAAGGGAAAGAACAATTGAAGACTTAGAAATGGCTATTACTAATAGTAATCCGGTGGTGACAGTTTGGGATGGAGAAACAATGATTGGCTTTTGTCGAGGTATTTCTGATGGGGTTTATCGTGGGACAATTTGGGATGTAGTTATTGATAAAAACTATCAAGGTTTAGGATTAGGCCGCAAGTTAGTAGAAACCGCTTTAAGTCACCCTTTAATGAGTCGAGTTGAACGGGTTTATTTAATGACAACCTATCAACAAGAATTCTATGAACGAATTGGATTTCAGGAGAATCAATCAACAACAATGGTGTTACAAAATTCCTATGAAATGAGTACAATCTCCTTAGGAAATGGTTCTATTGATGCTCTTCCCAAGGAATTCGACACTTTACCCTTGTAA
- a CDS encoding chlororespiratory reduction protein 7, whose translation MPDSIMYQEDGFVVLEPDQPEQFLTAEELLEKLKAILLTRQDDLPRELVKIPSVEGQAQYLMENFCDLDVGPDSYLQWYVVRLQK comes from the coding sequence ATGCCAGATTCAATTATGTATCAAGAGGATGGTTTTGTTGTCCTCGAACCTGACCAACCAGAACAATTTTTAACCGCAGAGGAACTTTTAGAAAAGCTCAAAGCTATCTTATTAACTCGTCAGGATGATTTACCGAGAGAATTGGTAAAAATTCCCTCAGTTGAAGGTCAAGCACAGTATTTAATGGAAAATTTTTGCGATCTCGATGTGGGCCCAGATAGTTATTTACAATGGTATGTGGTTCGCTTGCAAAAATAG
- a CDS encoding DUF4079 domain-containing protein gives MAIEIPEPIKVWSQFGHPLLMWVLFGLTVYALYLGIQWRRTRTADKELKKELLPKDFRNRHYQLGSLLLGLMVLGNIGGMAITYINNGKLFFGPHLLVGLSMTGLIAVSASLSPLMQKGNEFARYTHITLNTAIVGLFGWQAVSGMEIVQKILDKIS, from the coding sequence ATGGCAATCGAAATTCCAGAACCGATCAAAGTCTGGTCGCAATTTGGTCATCCCCTTCTCATGTGGGTTTTGTTTGGATTGACAGTTTATGCACTATATTTAGGCATTCAATGGCGACGCACCCGTACGGCTGACAAAGAACTTAAAAAAGAATTATTACCAAAAGATTTTCGTAATCGTCATTATCAATTAGGTTCCTTACTTTTGGGGTTGATGGTATTAGGGAATATTGGCGGTATGGCCATCACCTATATCAATAATGGTAAACTCTTTTTTGGTCCCCATTTATTAGTGGGGTTAAGCATGACAGGATTGATTGCTGTCTCAGCTTCTCTTTCACCTTTAATGCAAAAGGGTAATGAATTCGCTCGTTATACCCATATTACCCTAAATACTGCGATTGTAGGTTTATTTGGTTGGCAAGCGGTAAGCGGGATGGAGATTGTCCAGAAAATTCTTGATAAAATCTCATAA
- a CDS encoding L-threonylcarbamoyladenylate synthase, which translates to MPKVSQSELIQGAIKGKVVSFPTDTVPALAALPEHSSLIFATKKRPPDKPLILMGASPQNLWKYVTGNPQELEIWQQIAQIYWPGPLTLVLPASDLVPKGMNPSDPTTIGVRIPNNRIAQNILGQTGCLATTSANLSGEPPLENMGEITVRFPDVLVLNEAELKNQEKYGSGLPSTVAKWSNRGWEILRQGSVKLEGNE; encoded by the coding sequence ATGCCAAAAGTATCTCAATCTGAATTAATTCAAGGGGCCATCAAAGGAAAAGTCGTTAGTTTTCCCACAGATACCGTCCCTGCATTAGCTGCTTTACCTGAACATTCTTCTCTCATCTTTGCTACTAAAAAACGTCCCCCAGATAAACCGTTAATTCTCATGGGTGCATCCCCTCAAAATCTCTGGAAATATGTGACAGGAAACCCACAAGAATTAGAAATTTGGCAACAGATTGCCCAAATATATTGGCCGGGGCCATTAACCCTTGTTTTACCCGCTTCTGATCTCGTTCCTAAAGGGATGAATCCCAGTGATCCTACTACTATTGGAGTGCGAATTCCTAACAATAGGATAGCCCAAAATATACTAGGGCAAACGGGATGTTTAGCCACCACCAGTGCTAACTTATCAGGGGAACCACCCCTCGAAAATATGGGGGAAATTACGGTAAGATTTCCTGATGTTTTAGTCTTAAATGAAGCTGAGTTAAAGAATCAGGAAAAATACGGTAGTGGATTACCTTCAACTGTGGCAAAATGGAGCAATAGGGGATGGGAAATCTTACGCCAAGGAAGCGTAAAACTTGAAGGTAATGAGTAA
- a CDS encoding RNA-binding protein, translating into MSIYVGNLPYEVTEADLTQVFAEYGAVKRVHLPTDRETGKARGFGFVEMEEDAQENAAIEELDGAEWMGRNLKVNKARPREEQPRNSFSKGRRSYRI; encoded by the coding sequence ATGTCAATTTATGTTGGCAACCTCCCTTACGAAGTGACAGAAGCAGACCTAACTCAAGTATTTGCTGAGTATGGAGCCGTCAAACGGGTTCATCTTCCTACTGATCGAGAAACGGGAAAAGCGAGGGGCTTCGGTTTTGTTGAAATGGAGGAAGACGCTCAGGAAAATGCAGCCATTGAGGAACTAGATGGGGCAGAATGGATGGGAAGAAACCTCAAAGTTAATAAAGCTAGACCCCGCGAAGAACAACCCCGCAACTCTTTTAGCAAAGGCCGTCGGAGTTACCGTATCTAA
- a CDS encoding C40 family peptidase, with the protein MLVLPSPITSLELLPPSASGEYCCRVPLNLYSSSTGEELATQAAKGRHLKVLEATVKETAIQVQLCEEGYTAWLPLSDLNVLEPAKQPYRSIVVSRREIEKRLPEIIAFTKAAMNQPNYYLWGGTVGPNYDCSGLMQGAFSASGIWLPRDSYQQEAFCKKISYGELLPGDLIFFGTERVDHVALYLGDGYYIHSSGQAVGRNRIAIDPLSNQGDKISKGYYEKLWSFGRVMYSYCS; encoded by the coding sequence ATGTTAGTATTGCCTTCCCCGATAACATCCCTAGAATTATTACCACCATCAGCTTCTGGAGAATATTGCTGTCGTGTTCCCCTCAACTTATATAGTTCTTCTACGGGGGAGGAATTAGCCACTCAAGCGGCAAAGGGAAGACATTTGAAGGTTTTAGAAGCCACTGTCAAAGAAACAGCTATTCAAGTGCAACTCTGTGAGGAAGGTTACACCGCTTGGCTACCTTTATCTGATCTTAATGTTTTAGAACCTGCGAAACAACCCTATCGAAGCATTGTTGTTTCTCGTCGTGAGATTGAAAAGCGTCTCCCCGAAATTATCGCTTTTACCAAAGCAGCAATGAACCAACCCAATTATTATTTATGGGGGGGAACGGTGGGGCCAAATTATGATTGTTCAGGACTCATGCAAGGGGCATTTTCCGCATCAGGAATTTGGTTACCAAGAGATTCTTATCAACAAGAAGCCTTTTGTAAAAAGATTAGTTATGGGGAATTATTGCCAGGAGATTTAATCTTTTTCGGCACAGAAAGGGTTGATCATGTTGCTCTTTATTTAGGGGATGGATACTATATTCATAGTTCCGGTCAAGCGGTTGGTAGAAATAGAATTGCGATTGATCCTTTATCTAATCAAGGAGACAAAATTAGCAAAGGATACTATGAAAAATTGTGGAGTTTTGGTCGGGTAATGTATAGTTATTGTTCTTGA
- a CDS encoding HAMP domain-containing sensor histidine kinase — protein MNEMETLKKELEETKLAYQMMAQISQFKSGFLAKTAHELRSPLSSLMGLQQLILADLCENPEEEREFIEQGYQAAQKLIEIIDSIVTISKLDYGTIPLKIETVSLNKILNQVHQLTQLQATNYSLKIEIKISEIDIYIKADKSRFIQGLTALVDTAISLTKRGTINISTQLNQLESMVNIVIDIPCSIKDWQEEKQGLELSQTNLNLVKQWSHNLEMSPAMKFLLSQTLLEKMGGQLILLDISPENQPDTLTRVKCRIPWEEHQ, from the coding sequence ATGAATGAAATGGAAACTTTAAAAAAAGAATTAGAAGAAACCAAACTTGCTTATCAAATGATGGCCCAAATTAGTCAATTTAAAAGCGGATTTTTAGCGAAAACTGCCCATGAATTGCGATCGCCTTTGAGTAGTTTAATGGGATTACAGCAATTAATTTTAGCAGATCTTTGTGAAAATCCCGAAGAAGAGCGAGAATTTATTGAACAAGGATATCAGGCAGCCCAAAAATTAATCGAAATTATTGATAGCATCGTTACAATTTCTAAACTTGATTATGGGACAATTCCTCTAAAGATAGAAACGGTTTCTTTAAACAAGATTTTAAATCAAGTCCATCAATTAACTCAGCTTCAAGCAACAAATTATAGCTTAAAAATAGAGATTAAAATCTCTGAAATAGATATTTATATCAAGGCAGATAAAAGCCGTTTTATCCAAGGATTAACTGCTTTAGTTGATACAGCTATTAGTCTCACCAAAAGGGGAACTATAAACATATCAACCCAATTAAATCAATTAGAAAGTATGGTTAATATTGTGATAGATATTCCCTGTTCTATTAAAGATTGGCAAGAAGAAAAACAAGGTTTAGAACTGTCACAAACAAACTTAAATTTAGTGAAGCAATGGAGTCATAACCTAGAAATGTCCCCAGCCATGAAATTTTTACTTTCCCAAACCCTATTAGAGAAAATGGGAGGACAATTAATACTCTTAGATATTTCCCCTGAAAATCAACCAGATACCCTTACAAGGGTAAAGTGTCGAATTCCTTGGGAAGAGCATCAATAG
- a CDS encoding DUF2854 domain-containing protein, protein MLRQLSLARVGLTVGGLLTLMGFVAYATDHPTLNLAGFFYGVPILLGGLALKAAELKPIPFSQPTPPDVLALREQQATSTQNQIRKDVTRYRYGQEAHLDDTLARLGLSPTDEDRPLLVAIREEKFEGNYALILEFNSPFITLETWNDKQEKIEKFFGPGIYAKINPQEDNQIDVALISLGQAEGN, encoded by the coding sequence ATGTTACGCCAACTTTCCTTAGCCCGTGTAGGATTGACCGTGGGGGGACTCTTAACCCTAATGGGCTTTGTGGCCTATGCTACTGATCATCCTACCCTAAATTTAGCCGGATTTTTCTATGGTGTGCCGATTTTACTAGGAGGACTAGCCCTCAAAGCGGCAGAATTGAAACCCATTCCCTTTAGTCAACCGACCCCTCCAGATGTTCTTGCCTTAAGAGAACAACAAGCAACCTCTACCCAAAATCAAATCCGTAAAGATGTGACCCGTTATCGCTATGGTCAAGAAGCCCATCTTGATGATACTTTGGCACGGTTGGGGTTAAGTCCTACCGATGAAGATAGACCCTTATTAGTAGCAATAAGAGAGGAAAAATTTGAGGGAAATTATGCCTTGATTCTAGAGTTTAACTCGCCCTTTATTACCTTAGAAACTTGGAACGATAAACAAGAGAAAATCGAGAAATTTTTTGGCCCTGGTATTTATGCAAAAATTAATCCACAAGAAGATAATCAAATTGATGTGGCGTTAATTAGTTTAGGTCAAGCTGAAGGCAATTAG
- the prmC gene encoding peptide chain release factor N(5)-glutamine methyltransferase: MVVDYSVSGQALDNWRNWAKQAAIEADIDPTEVDWLLQEIAQLDSLSLRLNSFVGRSRRDPLRGTQIPLKLPLSELTQLWERRLKERVPVQYLVGVTPWRNFSLKVSPSVLIPRPETELIIDFALKASQDSLNPHLASGNWVDLGTGSGAIALGLGEIFPQGIIHAIDTSREALAIAEENAANLGFSQKIDFYQGSWWSPLINLKGKVSGMVSNPPYIPTEMLSQLQPEVRQHEPYLALDGGVDGLESICYLIETAPNYLVSGGVWLIEMMAGQGEIVAQLLQDSSYYQGVKILPDLAGIGRFALAYRC; this comes from the coding sequence ATGGTTGTGGATTATAGCGTATCAGGTCAAGCATTAGATAACTGGCGAAATTGGGCGAAACAAGCAGCGATAGAGGCTGATATTGATCCCACAGAAGTAGATTGGTTACTTCAAGAAATCGCTCAATTAGATTCCCTTTCCTTGCGGTTAAATTCTTTTGTGGGGCGATCTCGAAGAGATCCCCTTCGCGGTACGCAAATTCCCTTAAAATTGCCCCTATCTGAGTTAACTCAACTATGGGAACGTCGTCTGAAAGAAAGGGTTCCCGTTCAGTATTTAGTGGGGGTTACACCTTGGCGGAACTTTTCTTTGAAGGTTTCCCCTTCGGTGTTAATTCCTCGTCCTGAAACCGAATTAATCATTGATTTTGCCTTAAAAGCGTCTCAAGATAGTTTAAACCCTCACCTAGCATCGGGAAATTGGGTGGATTTGGGGACAGGTAGCGGGGCGATCGCTTTGGGACTAGGGGAGATCTTTCCTCAAGGGATCATTCATGCTATTGATACTAGCAGAGAAGCCCTAGCCATTGCCGAAGAAAACGCCGCTAATTTGGGATTTTCCCAAAAAATAGACTTTTATCAAGGATCATGGTGGAGTCCCCTGATTAACTTGAAAGGGAAAGTCAGTGGAATGGTATCGAACCCTCCTTATATTCCCACGGAGATGCTTTCTCAACTGCAACCAGAAGTCAGACAGCATGAACCTTATTTAGCCTTAGATGGGGGAGTAGATGGGTTAGAATCGATTTGTTATTTGATAGAAACTGCCCCTAATTATCTGGTTTCTGGTGGGGTTTGGTTGATTGAAATGATGGCGGGACAAGGGGAAATAGTGGCACAATTATTACAAGATTCTTCTTATTATCAAGGGGTAAAAATTTTACCAGATTTAGCAGGAATCGGGCGGTTTGCTTTAGCTTATCGCTGCTAA
- a CDS encoding rhomboid family intramembrane serine protease, producing the protein MDVETIVIIITYFSCLLVIIRVVQGILPKKDGWIILSVIIFAITLILSLLDSPFNSWLGGSLCLIFLWFPAWVLTRLNRLIEIQNYQRASQLLSRLFWLHPTPIWRDYLQLIFALEMAKAGQIESGIKRLQSSNQCESIIAYYRQASIYEIRADWQGCLEWFDSKVKPKILWNDATLLVYYIRSLGETGQLNRLFQEALSVESKLLKSRSLSKIHLIYLYIFAFSGQTLAVQELFKQSLSFYPQELQEFWLLTVQMAINPKKDHKYKLLKLCSNHNLILSNAINWRLNKPPCNLKKSLNESSCKILYMLQFKRQKSSQLSLIFTHRKQRITQIIILINILAFIAEISLGGSEDIETLYDLGALVPMMVWEGQFWRLITANFLHYGWLHLLMNMIGLYVIGGLVESLSQVYRYLIIYFASGIGAMFLFSYLAIYTNNLDYILVGASASIMGLVGSLTAIFLRKWWQEKSSINRKRFLIMLTMLGLQFISDFLIPQVSIMSHLFGFMIGFCLELIVFSFVKTPN; encoded by the coding sequence ATGGATGTAGAAACAATTGTTATCATAATTACTTATTTTTCTTGTCTTCTCGTTATTATTCGGGTAGTTCAAGGAATTCTACCGAAGAAAGATGGCTGGATTATTCTTAGTGTGATTATTTTTGCCATTACCTTGATTCTATCCTTACTTGATTCGCCCTTCAACAGTTGGTTAGGGGGAAGTTTATGTCTGATTTTTCTGTGGTTTCCTGCTTGGGTATTAACTAGGTTAAATCGTTTAATTGAAATACAAAATTATCAAAGAGCCAGTCAACTATTATCTAGGTTGTTTTGGCTTCATCCTACTCCAATTTGGCGAGACTATTTACAATTAATTTTTGCCTTAGAAATGGCAAAAGCTGGTCAAATAGAGTCAGGAATTAAGAGGCTACAATCTTCTAATCAATGTGAATCAATTATTGCTTATTATCGTCAGGCTTCTATCTATGAAATTAGAGCAGATTGGCAAGGTTGTCTAGAATGGTTTGATAGTAAAGTTAAGCCAAAAATTTTATGGAATGATGCCACTTTACTTGTTTATTATATCAGATCTTTAGGAGAAACGGGGCAACTTAATCGATTATTTCAAGAGGCGTTATCTGTTGAATCTAAACTTTTAAAATCAAGAAGTTTATCAAAAATTCATTTGATTTATCTTTATATTTTTGCTTTTTCTGGACAAACATTGGCGGTTCAAGAACTTTTTAAACAGTCTTTATCTTTTTATCCACAAGAGTTACAAGAATTTTGGTTGCTTACGGTACAAATGGCCATTAATCCTAAAAAAGATCACAAATATAAGCTTTTAAAATTATGTTCAAATCATAACCTAATTCTGAGTAATGCTATCAACTGGCGATTAAATAAACCGCCTTGTAATCTCAAAAAATCTTTAAATGAGAGTTCTTGTAAAATTCTTTATATGCTTCAGTTTAAAAGACAAAAATCTTCTCAACTTTCTCTTATTTTTACTCATAGAAAACAGAGGATAACTCAAATAATTATTTTAATTAATATCTTAGCATTTATAGCAGAAATTAGCTTAGGTGGTAGCGAAGATATTGAGACTTTATATGATTTAGGAGCTTTAGTTCCTATGATGGTTTGGGAAGGACAATTTTGGCGATTAATTACAGCTAATTTTCTACATTATGGATGGCTGCATTTATTAATGAATATGATTGGTCTTTATGTGATTGGTGGTTTAGTTGAATCTCTCAGTCAAGTTTATCGATACTTAATCATTTATTTTGCCAGTGGTATTGGAGCCATGTTTTTATTTAGTTATTTAGCCATTTATACCAATAACCTTGATTATATTTTAGTGGGTGCTTCCGCTTCAATTATGGGATTAGTCGGCAGTTTAACGGCCATCTTTTTACGAAAATGGTGGCAGGAAAAATCATCTATTAATCGCAAAAGATTTTTGATAATGCTAACAATGCTAGGGTTACAATTTATCTCTGATTTTCTTATCCCTCAAGTGAGTATTATGAGTCATTTATTTGGTTTTATGATTGGATTTTGTCTAGAATTAATAGTATTCAGTTTTGTGAAAACACCTAATTAG
- a CDS encoding type II secretion system protein, with protein sequence MRSKLLIVYLNSVHPDRGFTMLEVLVSILVILAFVMGALQALAITAIVQIKAERQAQATFWIQQDLERVKSLASNFNDISGCGAATFDAGVGGIFRDSLASDTTVTAANSSDNNSQVVKTSFNDNQSRPIPDTANSKNASYSLVRIITEDDSDPSVLKVTYRVAKPYDTTKTYNSDSNQTHTQNSYLADDKSNNTSTLAVVSTEIIPHASFSCP encoded by the coding sequence ATGAGATCTAAACTATTAATTGTCTATTTGAACTCTGTTCACCCAGATCGGGGTTTTACCATGCTGGAGGTTTTAGTCTCGATCTTAGTGATTTTGGCATTTGTCATGGGCGCACTGCAAGCCTTGGCAATTACTGCCATCGTGCAGATCAAAGCTGAACGTCAAGCTCAAGCCACTTTTTGGATACAGCAGGATTTAGAACGGGTCAAATCCTTGGCGAGTAATTTTAACGATATTTCTGGATGTGGGGCAGCAACTTTTGATGCAGGGGTAGGAGGAATTTTTAGGGATAGTCTGGCCAGTGATACGACTGTAACTGCTGCTAATTCTTCGGATAACAATTCCCAAGTCGTCAAAACCAGTTTCAATGATAATCAAAGTCGTCCGATTCCCGATACTGCCAACTCGAAAAATGCTTCCTATAGCTTGGTACGGATTATTACAGAAGATGATAGCGATCCCAGTGTTTTAAAAGTCACCTATCGAGTAGCCAAACCCTATGACACAACTAAAACCTACAATAGCGACTCCAATCAAACCCATACCCAAAATAGTTACCTCGCAGATGACAAGTCCAATAACACGTCTACTTTGGCGGTGGTTTCTACAGAGATTATCCCTCACGCCTCCTTCAGTTGCCCCTAA
- a CDS encoding Tic22 family protein produces MKTLIHWSLALGLIASPLISTCLVQPLPVLALPQAEIVGLLSGIPVFSLLNDKGSPIARQVEDNKTVIPVFMSQKDAQQLLTQLKQKSPDIGNLYTVQVLPLGTIYDTIRKNSSPNKRLLLQYIPTITEIEEAKKLASANGQEYRGDVPLYLVRIKSDRSYLTIEKDNKQVVPVFFERATVQEWIETVKKSKPDLAAEIQVELVGLSDLIANLEQQDNALLKNIRFWPSEEMMQVIRANQTKPQNQR; encoded by the coding sequence ATGAAGACTTTAATTCATTGGAGTTTAGCCCTAGGATTAATAGCAAGTCCTTTGATCTCTACTTGCTTAGTACAGCCCTTACCCGTTTTGGCACTGCCCCAAGCAGAAATTGTCGGATTATTAAGTGGCATTCCGGTTTTTAGTTTGTTGAATGATAAGGGTTCTCCTATTGCTCGCCAAGTCGAAGACAATAAGACAGTCATTCCTGTGTTTATGAGTCAAAAAGATGCTCAACAATTACTCACTCAATTAAAACAAAAAAGTCCAGATATTGGTAATTTATACACTGTCCAAGTTCTGCCCTTGGGAACAATTTATGATACTATTAGAAAAAATTCTAGCCCAAATAAACGTTTATTGCTGCAATATATTCCTACGATAACGGAAATAGAAGAGGCGAAAAAACTTGCTAGTGCTAATGGTCAAGAATATCGCGGTGATGTTCCCCTTTACCTAGTGAGAATCAAATCAGATCGATCCTACTTAACTATAGAAAAAGATAATAAGCAGGTTGTGCCAGTATTTTTTGAAAGAGCAACGGTTCAAGAATGGATAGAAACCGTAAAAAAATCTAAGCCCGATTTGGCAGCAGAGATTCAAGTTGAGCTTGTTGGTCTGAGTGATTTAATTGCTAACTTAGAACAACAAGATAATGCCCTATTAAAAAATATCCGATTTTGGCCGTCAGAAGAAATGATGCAAGTGATTCGCGCTAATCAAACCAAACCCCAAAATCAACGTTAA